From one Aeropyrum camini SY1 = JCM 12091 genomic stretch:
- a CDS encoding serine/threonine protein kinase, whose protein sequence is MEKAGVERVCSLLGKGHAGVVFLVDWRGSAAALKVRRRDSRRETLEPEARAAALAALAGAGPEVYDFSEEYIVMAPVLGPSLEDLSEEGLLRPRHILAAIEAARALDTAGILHGELHRPWRSVLFTPSKAVIIDYDSASRGCGNVVKLVSGLSRRIPGILSLVRSERFRSLAKKYYWEGCGETTYIDIVEAVKKSLS, encoded by the coding sequence TTGGAGAAGGCTGGTGTTGAGAGGGTCTGCAGCCTGTTGGGTAAGGGTCACGCTGGAGTCGTGTTCCTCGTCGACTGGCGGGGCTCCGCTGCGGCTCTAAAGGTTAGGAGGAGGGATTCTCGCCGGGAGACCCTGGAGCCCGAGGCCAGGGCCGCTGCCTTGGCCGCCTTGGCGGGAGCAGGGCCTGAGGTCTACGACTTCAGCGAGGAGTATATAGTCATGGCCCCCGTTCTCGGCCCAAGCCTTGAGGACCTCTCTGAGGAGGGGCTTCTGAGGCCTCGCCACATACTGGCCGCCATAGAGGCTGCCAGGGCCTTGGACACCGCGGGCATACTCCACGGGGAGCTCCATAGGCCATGGAGGAGCGTCCTGTTCACCCCCAGTAAGGCTGTGATAATAGACTACGACTCGGCCTCCAGAGGCTGTGGTAACGTGGTGAAACTAGTCTCCGGCCTGTCGAGAAGAATACCTGGGATCCTAAGCCTGGTCCGGAGTGAGAGGTTCCGGAGCCTTGCTAAGAAATACTATTGGGAAGGCTGCGGAGAAACCACCTATATCGATATAGTGGAGGCGGTGAAAAAGAGCCTGAGCTAG
- a CDS encoding MATE family efflux transporter: MRLVRVDVARRAISIGWPLVVADSALSIAWIVDTYFVGGLGSESIAAVGAAGYLIWLYMVFSTLVYMGVLVILGQAIGSGNRELVERASGEGLTLSIILSIVVCAAAFLVSRSVLRILAPEVEQLAWSYLSVSLLTVAIHYLTILYDAVFRALGKTMPILYSSGVFTLANTILDPILIYGHLGAPALGVEGAAWASVAASLLGLLVLVHLSRYLDLSLRPLKPSSVSRSILSLGFPSMVERVVFVVGNVVYLGSVSRCGAEALAAHTIGVRIESLAFLPLFSIATASGVMVGWEVGAGKIAESKSTGWELIKLSSLVGLAVGVALAVGGWLVTPVFTSDPEVAWLSAVYLVIAGLTEPLLGVVMVAGQIIRNAGDTRTPTLVNLGSLYLLRVIPAYLLPGLMPPGLCVLGAWLAMAVDILGRAAVIVIIYLRYYTRLARRVA, from the coding sequence TTGAGGCTAGTCAGGGTAGACGTAGCTAGAAGAGCCATCTCCATAGGCTGGCCCCTGGTGGTCGCGGACTCGGCTCTAAGTATAGCCTGGATTGTCGACACATACTTCGTCGGCGGACTCGGCTCTGAGAGTATAGCTGCTGTTGGCGCCGCGGGCTACCTGATATGGCTTTACATGGTTTTCTCCACGCTGGTCTACATGGGAGTACTCGTCATACTCGGCCAGGCTATAGGCTCGGGGAACAGGGAGCTGGTCGAGAGGGCTTCTGGCGAGGGGCTTACGCTCTCCATAATACTATCCATAGTTGTCTGTGCCGCGGCTTTCCTAGTGTCTAGGAGTGTGCTGCGGATACTGGCCCCGGAGGTGGAGCAGCTGGCGTGGAGCTATCTCTCGGTGAGCCTGCTAACTGTTGCTATCCACTACTTGACCATACTCTACGACGCGGTGTTCCGTGCCCTAGGTAAGACGATGCCGATCCTCTACTCGAGCGGTGTTTTCACCCTGGCGAACACCATACTCGACCCTATACTAATCTACGGCCATCTGGGGGCTCCTGCCCTGGGGGTGGAGGGGGCTGCCTGGGCCTCGGTGGCCGCCTCGCTGCTTGGGTTGCTTGTCCTGGTCCACCTATCCCGGTACCTCGACTTGAGCCTTCGCCCGCTCAAGCCCTCGTCAGTGTCGCGCAGCATCCTCTCCCTAGGGTTTCCCAGCATGGTTGAGAGGGTTGTGTTCGTTGTTGGAAACGTTGTGTACCTGGGGAGCGTTTCGAGATGCGGTGCTGAGGCCCTGGCGGCCCACACTATAGGGGTTAGGATAGAGAGCCTGGCTTTCCTGCCGCTGTTCTCTATAGCAACCGCCTCCGGCGTCATGGTGGGGTGGGAGGTTGGGGCTGGTAAGATCGCCGAGTCGAAGAGCACGGGGTGGGAGCTCATCAAGCTCTCCTCCCTAGTGGGGCTGGCCGTAGGCGTGGCCCTGGCCGTCGGCGGCTGGCTTGTGACTCCCGTGTTCACGAGCGACCCCGAAGTCGCGTGGCTGTCCGCAGTCTACCTGGTGATAGCTGGGCTTACAGAGCCGCTCCTAGGGGTTGTAATGGTGGCCGGCCAGATCATAAGGAACGCTGGAGATACTAGGACGCCAACCCTGGTAAACCTGGGCAGCCTATACCTTCTCAGGGTTATCCCGGCCTACCTCCTCCCGGGCCTCATGCCCCCGGGCCTCTGCGTGCTGGGGGCCTGGCTGGCGATGGCCGTCGACATCCTGGGGAGGGCGGCCGTGATAGTGATCATATACCTAAGGTACTACACAAGGCTCGCAAGGAGGGTGGCCTAG
- the amrB gene encoding AmmeMemoRadiSam system protein B, translated as MKIRNPAHAGTFYPASPEELVRSIESSFTHPLGPGKLPLKGGGSREQAIAYIPPHAGYMYSGPIAAHVYYDLSLGRKPEVVVLLGPNHTGLGLAASLWDEGVWRTPLGEVEVDSEVGRLVVEYSGIVAPDDEGHIYEHSLEVQLPFLQYLYGGEFKIVPIVVLHQTLDISIRIARAYYRLREENGVNTVLIATSDLNHYEPYEENRRKDLLLLKAIEEGDPDGVFRIIEANAISACGPSPIAAAVEAGRLAGVKPRVLAYANSGDVTGEKAWVVGYPAVRV; from the coding sequence GTGAAGATAAGGAACCCGGCCCACGCTGGCACCTTCTACCCCGCCAGCCCGGAGGAGCTAGTCAGGTCTATAGAGTCATCCTTCACACACCCCCTAGGACCAGGCAAGCTGCCTCTAAAGGGCGGGGGGTCTAGAGAGCAGGCTATAGCCTACATACCACCCCACGCGGGCTACATGTACAGCGGCCCAATAGCGGCCCACGTCTACTACGACCTCTCCCTAGGGAGGAAGCCTGAAGTCGTTGTTCTGCTCGGGCCAAACCACACTGGCCTCGGGCTTGCTGCGAGCCTGTGGGATGAGGGTGTGTGGCGCACCCCTCTTGGGGAGGTTGAAGTGGATTCCGAGGTTGGGAGGCTTGTTGTGGAGTACAGCGGCATAGTGGCGCCGGACGACGAGGGCCATATATACGAGCACAGCCTGGAGGTCCAGCTGCCCTTCCTGCAATACCTTTATGGGGGGGAGTTTAAGATAGTGCCGATAGTGGTGCTTCACCAGACCCTCGACATTTCCATCAGGATAGCCAGGGCTTATTACAGGCTGAGAGAGGAGAACGGGGTTAACACGGTGCTTATCGCTACAAGCGACCTCAACCACTATGAGCCCTACGAGGAGAACAGGAGGAAGGACCTCCTTCTGCTGAAGGCTATCGAGGAGGGCGATCCCGATGGTGTTTTCAGGATTATAGAGGCCAACGCGATAAGCGCCTGCGGCCCCTCGCCAATAGCGGCCGCTGTCGAGGCGGGGAGGCTTGCGGGGGTTAAACCGAGGGTGCTGGCGTACGCGAACTCTGGCGACGTCACCGGGGAGAAGGCCTGGGTAGTAGGCTATCCTGCTGTGAGGGTCTAG
- a CDS encoding polyprenyl synthetase family protein: protein MKWDKLFEAASRYSMLIDHYIMDFMSFSPDRLSGASLHLIKAGGKRLRPLITLLTARMLGGVEAEARAVPLASSIETAHTFSLIHDDIMDRDEMRRGVPATHVVYGEDWAILAGDTLHAASFKMIADSREWGMSFEQAYRAFKVLSEAALQISRGQAYDMLFEKTWDVDVADYLNMVRLKTGALIEAAARIGAVAAGASSELEKLMGEVGMNAGVAFQIRDDILGVIGDPKVTGKPVYNDLRRGKKTLLVIYAVKKAGRKEIVDLVGPKASEEELRRAASIIVESGALDYAESRARFYVERARDILARVPAVDGEAKELLNQLLDYIVEREK from the coding sequence TTGAAGTGGGATAAACTGTTTGAAGCCGCGTCCAGGTACTCGATGCTGATAGACCACTATATTATGGACTTCATGAGCTTCTCCCCCGACAGGCTGAGCGGCGCGAGTCTACATCTCATAAAGGCCGGGGGGAAGAGGCTTAGACCCCTCATAACGCTCTTGACGGCGAGGATGCTCGGGGGGGTTGAGGCTGAGGCCCGCGCCGTCCCTCTCGCATCGTCTATAGAGACGGCGCACACGTTCTCGCTTATCCACGACGACATAATGGATAGGGATGAGATGAGGAGGGGCGTGCCGGCGACACACGTAGTCTACGGGGAGGACTGGGCTATACTCGCTGGGGACACCCTCCACGCGGCCTCCTTCAAGATGATAGCAGACTCCAGGGAGTGGGGTATGAGCTTCGAGCAGGCCTACAGGGCCTTCAAGGTTCTTTCCGAGGCTGCACTGCAAATATCCAGGGGCCAGGCATACGACATGCTCTTCGAGAAGACTTGGGATGTCGACGTCGCCGACTACCTCAACATGGTCAGGCTGAAGACCGGGGCCCTTATAGAGGCGGCCGCCCGCATAGGGGCCGTCGCGGCTGGTGCTAGTAGTGAGCTGGAGAAGCTTATGGGCGAGGTCGGCATGAACGCTGGGGTGGCCTTCCAGATAAGGGACGACATACTGGGTGTGATAGGCGATCCGAAGGTGACCGGGAAGCCTGTCTACAACGACTTGAGGAGGGGGAAGAAGACGCTGCTAGTCATATACGCTGTGAAGAAGGCGGGGAGGAAGGAGATTGTCGACCTAGTAGGCCCCAAGGCTAGCGAAGAGGAGCTGAGGAGGGCTGCGTCTATAATAGTGGAGTCGGGGGCTCTGGACTATGCAGAGTCTAGAGCCCGCTTCTACGTAGAGAGGGCCAGGGACATACTCGCCAGGGTCCCGGCTGTTGACGGGGAGGCGAAGGAGCTGCTAAACCAGCTCCTAGACTATATTGTCGAGAGGGAGAAGTAG
- a CDS encoding carboxypeptidase M32: protein MWEVFENSVVRELVEAYRPVWSVSHALSLMGWDSETYMPKGGVGERALARADLFVLRRRLLLREELLRLLERAESQEGLNEYEAGVVRVLKREVRIARSLPEEFVFEFAKLREEATHAWRTARERDDFGLFKPYLERIVEYARRMADYLGWEGHPYNALLDLHEEGLTVVDVDRMFDSIVPTLRRALERVLSTGSYPRSHPLESVEYERGVMEAVNREVLDLLGFPWDRGRLDVSPHPFTISMGIGDVRITTRYEGRDFRHTLFAVIHEYGHALYELQIDERLKASPLAEGASLGVHESQSRFWENVVARSRAFIPQVTPILRRRLSFLKDYSDEDVYLYFNIVRPGLIRVEADELTYNFHIYLRYTLEKGLIEGSIKVDDLPELWNSMMDDLLGVRPKSYRDGVLQDVHWSHGSIGYFPTYTLGTVLSAQIKAAIDRSLGGLYRLVEKGELGKVRMFLRENIHRYGSTYPPKELVERGLGEPLNPEYYNQYITEKFYRG, encoded by the coding sequence GTGTGGGAGGTTTTTGAGAATAGTGTTGTTAGGGAGCTTGTCGAGGCTTATAGGCCTGTGTGGAGTGTTTCCCATGCTCTCTCGCTGATGGGGTGGGATAGCGAGACTTACATGCCTAAGGGTGGTGTTGGGGAGAGGGCTCTCGCCCGGGCTGACTTGTTTGTTCTTAGGAGGAGGCTGCTGCTGAGGGAGGAGCTCCTCCGGCTGCTGGAGAGGGCTGAGTCTCAGGAGGGCCTCAACGAGTATGAGGCTGGTGTTGTGAGGGTTTTGAAGAGGGAGGTGCGTATCGCCAGGTCTCTACCGGAGGAGTTTGTGTTCGAGTTTGCCAAGCTGAGGGAGGAGGCTACTCATGCCTGGAGGACTGCTAGGGAGAGGGATGATTTCGGCCTGTTCAAGCCCTATCTGGAGAGGATTGTGGAGTACGCCAGGAGGATGGCTGATTATCTTGGCTGGGAGGGGCATCCGTACAACGCTCTCCTGGACCTGCATGAGGAGGGCTTGACTGTTGTGGATGTTGATAGGATGTTCGACTCGATAGTCCCCACTCTCAGGAGGGCGTTGGAGAGGGTTCTCTCCACGGGCTCCTACCCTAGGAGCCATCCCCTCGAGTCTGTGGAGTATGAGCGTGGTGTTATGGAGGCTGTGAACAGAGAGGTCCTGGACCTCCTCGGCTTCCCGTGGGACAGGGGGAGGCTGGACGTGAGCCCCCATCCCTTCACCATAAGCATGGGTATAGGGGATGTTAGGATAACCACTAGGTACGAGGGCCGCGACTTCAGGCACACCCTGTTCGCGGTTATCCACGAGTATGGCCACGCCCTCTACGAGCTGCAGATAGACGAGAGGCTGAAGGCCTCACCACTGGCCGAGGGTGCTAGCCTGGGCGTTCACGAGAGCCAGAGCAGGTTCTGGGAGAATGTTGTGGCGAGGAGCAGGGCCTTCATACCCCAAGTAACCCCCATACTCAGGAGGCGCCTCAGCTTCCTCAAGGATTATAGCGACGAGGACGTTTACCTCTACTTCAACATAGTGAGGCCGGGCCTGATAAGGGTCGAGGCCGACGAGCTTACCTACAACTTCCACATATACCTAAGGTACACTCTAGAGAAGGGGCTGATAGAGGGCTCTATAAAGGTGGACGACCTCCCCGAGCTGTGGAACAGCATGATGGACGACCTCCTTGGCGTCAGGCCCAAGAGCTACAGGGACGGGGTCCTCCAGGACGTGCACTGGAGCCACGGTAGCATAGGCTACTTCCCAACCTACACCCTAGGCACGGTGCTCTCGGCACAGATAAAGGCTGCTATAGACAGGTCCCTCGGAGGCCTCTACAGGCTCGTTGAGAAGGGTGAGCTGGGCAAGGTGAGGATGTTCCTGAGAGAGAACATACACAGGTACGGCTCGACATACCCGCCGAAAGAGCTGGTGGAGAGGGGGCTGGGAGAGCCTCTGAACCCCGAGTACTACAACCAGTACATAACCGAGAAGTTCTACAGGGGCTGA
- the fni gene encoding type 2 isopentenyl-diphosphate Delta-isomerase translates to MTGDTSARKLEHLKMIVSSKVESRESTLLEYVRIVHNPTPEVNLGDVDLGIDFCGGRLKAPLVITGMTGGHPDVEWINRELASVAEELGIAIGVGSQRAAIEDPSLARTFRAAREAAPNAFLIANLGAPQLSLGYSVREVRMAVEMIDADAIAIHLNPGQEAYQPEGDPFYRGVIGKIAEAAEAAGVPVIVKETGNGLSRETVAQLRALGVRCFDTAGLGGTNWIKIEVFRGKKAGSPLEAGPLQDFWGNPTAVAVMEARAAAPDAYIIASGGVRNGLDAARAIALGADAAGVALPAIRSLLSGGRGATLKLLRAFEYQLRTVVYMVGERRARGLWRAPIVVWGRLAEEAAARGIDPRWYANILRLEALAYKEVK, encoded by the coding sequence TTGACAGGCGACACTTCAGCGAGGAAGCTAGAACACCTGAAGATGATAGTGTCTAGCAAGGTCGAGTCTAGAGAGTCCACGCTGCTCGAGTATGTCAGGATTGTGCACAACCCCACTCCAGAGGTTAACCTTGGGGACGTGGACCTGGGGATAGACTTCTGCGGGGGCAGGCTCAAGGCGCCTCTAGTTATAACGGGTATGACGGGGGGCCACCCTGATGTGGAGTGGATAAACAGGGAGCTGGCTTCCGTCGCCGAGGAGCTGGGTATAGCTATAGGCGTTGGGAGCCAGAGGGCTGCTATAGAGGATCCTAGCCTCGCCAGGACCTTCAGGGCCGCTAGGGAGGCGGCGCCCAATGCATTTCTTATAGCCAACCTTGGAGCGCCGCAGCTCTCCCTCGGCTACTCTGTGAGGGAGGTTAGGATGGCTGTTGAGATGATTGACGCGGACGCTATTGCGATACACCTTAACCCTGGGCAGGAGGCCTACCAGCCCGAGGGAGACCCCTTTTACAGGGGTGTTATCGGGAAGATAGCCGAGGCTGCAGAGGCTGCTGGGGTGCCGGTTATAGTCAAGGAGACGGGCAACGGCCTCTCCCGCGAGACGGTGGCCCAGCTTAGGGCGCTGGGGGTTAGGTGCTTCGACACCGCCGGGCTCGGAGGGACTAACTGGATTAAAATCGAGGTCTTCAGGGGTAAGAAGGCTGGGTCACCGCTGGAGGCGGGGCCGCTGCAGGACTTCTGGGGCAACCCCACGGCCGTTGCGGTGATGGAGGCGAGGGCGGCGGCCCCCGACGCGTATATTATAGCGAGCGGGGGTGTTAGGAACGGTCTCGACGCAGCCAGGGCCATAGCCCTTGGGGCTGACGCCGCGGGCGTAGCGCTACCGGCTATAAGGAGCCTGCTCTCCGGGGGTAGGGGGGCTACTCTGAAGCTTTTGCGGGCGTTCGAGTATCAGCTCAGGACTGTTGTTTACATGGTTGGCGAGAGGAGGGCGAGGGGCCTCTGGAGGGCGCCTATAGTGGTGTGGGGTAGGCTTGCGGAGGAGGCGGCCGCTAGAGGTATAGACCCGCGGTGGTACGCCAATATACTGAGGCTCGAGGCCCTCGCCTATAAAGAGGTTAAGTAG
- the gapN gene encoding NADP-dependent glyceraldehyde-3-phosphate dehydrogenase has protein sequence MNHKASLELRSPLFEDIVEREGEVGVFKTFVAGSWVLTDSLAVVKSPIDGSIIAKVSRLDAGAIEKGVDVVYRLGRRRIRDIPGEKRLNILSRIADLLEKNAGDFEEVLIVNAGKTRKQAAGEVEASIDRLRKAALDLRKLQGEYVPGDWDRHTLESEGIVRREPYGVVLAIIPFNYPLFDTVNKFVYSTIPGNAFIVKPPSADPLPVIMFARLAIEAGFPPESLMVATLKGSEAERLVADRRISVISLTGSSETGVKVMQSAGIKQLIMELGGGDPAIVLADADLKSAASKIATGITSYAGQRCDAIKLVLVEEPVYSEMKKLLVEELSKVKVGDPRSESTTMGPLIDKEAVDAMVEAIEEAVSKGAKLLYGGERIGDTYITPALVEVEDKSILKELKLYKDEVFAPVALITSFSTLDEAVELANGRRYGLDAAIFGESMARIRKLIRFLEVGAIYINEYPRHGIGYYPFGGRKDSGIGREGIGYSIEYVTALKTIVYNYRGRGIWEYL, from the coding sequence TTGAACCATAAGGCTTCCCTAGAACTTAGGAGCCCTCTCTTCGAGGACATCGTCGAGAGGGAAGGAGAAGTAGGTGTCTTTAAAACCTTCGTAGCCGGAAGCTGGGTTTTGACGGACAGCCTAGCGGTGGTTAAGAGCCCGATTGACGGGAGTATAATAGCGAAGGTGTCTAGGCTCGATGCCGGAGCCATAGAGAAGGGTGTTGACGTCGTCTATAGGTTGGGGAGGAGGAGGATAAGGGACATCCCCGGAGAGAAGAGGCTAAACATACTGTCCAGGATAGCCGACCTGCTAGAAAAGAATGCAGGCGACTTTGAGGAGGTACTCATAGTTAACGCTGGGAAGACGCGGAAGCAGGCTGCGGGAGAGGTTGAGGCTAGTATAGATAGGCTCAGGAAGGCGGCCCTGGACCTCAGAAAGCTCCAGGGTGAGTACGTGCCGGGAGACTGGGACAGGCACACTCTGGAGAGCGAGGGCATAGTGAGGAGGGAGCCGTACGGTGTTGTACTGGCCATAATACCCTTCAACTACCCCCTATTCGACACTGTAAACAAGTTTGTCTACAGCACTATACCAGGCAACGCCTTCATAGTGAAACCTCCCAGCGCAGACCCCCTACCGGTTATCATGTTCGCTAGGCTAGCGATCGAGGCAGGGTTCCCGCCAGAGTCGCTCATGGTTGCAACTCTAAAGGGCTCAGAGGCGGAGAGGCTAGTCGCCGACAGGAGGATAAGCGTTATAAGCCTCACAGGCAGCAGCGAGACGGGCGTCAAAGTGATGCAGTCCGCGGGCATTAAACAGCTGATAATGGAGCTGGGCGGGGGAGACCCGGCTATAGTATTGGCGGACGCCGACCTGAAGTCGGCGGCTTCCAAGATAGCCACGGGTATAACTAGCTACGCTGGCCAGAGGTGCGACGCTATAAAGCTCGTGCTCGTCGAGGAGCCGGTCTACAGCGAGATGAAGAAACTCCTAGTAGAGGAGCTTTCAAAGGTAAAGGTTGGAGACCCGAGGAGTGAATCCACAACCATGGGACCGCTTATTGATAAAGAAGCTGTTGACGCCATGGTTGAGGCGATTGAAGAGGCGGTATCCAAGGGCGCAAAGCTACTATACGGAGGCGAGAGAATAGGCGACACATACATAACACCAGCTCTAGTAGAGGTCGAGGATAAGAGTATACTCAAGGAGCTAAAGCTATACAAAGACGAGGTATTCGCCCCCGTAGCCCTCATAACCAGCTTCTCAACCCTAGACGAGGCCGTAGAACTCGCGAACGGCAGGCGTTATGGCCTCGACGCCGCTATATTCGGGGAGAGCATGGCTAGGATAAGGAAGCTCATAAGATTCCTGGAGGTAGGGGCTATCTACATAAACGAGTACCCAAGACACGGCATAGGCTACTACCCCTTCGGCGGGAGGAAGGACTCGGGAATAGGGAGAGAGGGGATAGGCTACAGCATAGAGTATGTGACTGCGTTGAAGACAATAGTCTACAACTACAGAGGCCGCGGAATTTGGGAGTACCTCTAA
- a CDS encoding DNA-binding protein, giving the protein MEELEEILYLMSIRPQYARAIMAGRKKYELRRIHGVPPIEEGSIIVVYASGKVKSIIGEFEARRVIQATPEKIWSIASKPGSGVGEDAWQYIRGAKRAIAIEVGSRRIYERPVTLEEIRRIIPGWNPPFSYTLLEPGSPIYEILIKRLRRRYQQL; this is encoded by the coding sequence TTGGAGGAGTTGGAGGAGATACTTTATCTGATGAGCATAAGGCCGCAGTATGCGAGGGCTATAATGGCTGGCAGGAAGAAGTACGAGCTGCGCAGGATACACGGCGTGCCCCCCATAGAGGAGGGTTCTATAATAGTTGTCTATGCAAGCGGTAAGGTCAAGAGCATTATAGGGGAGTTCGAGGCCAGGAGGGTCATACAGGCGACGCCGGAGAAGATATGGAGCATAGCCAGCAAGCCGGGGTCAGGGGTTGGCGAGGATGCATGGCAGTACATACGGGGTGCTAAGAGGGCTATAGCAATCGAGGTCGGTTCCAGGAGGATCTACGAGAGGCCTGTCACACTTGAGGAGATTAGGAGGATAATCCCAGGCTGGAACCCCCCCTTCAGCTATACCCTGCTGGAGCCCGGCAGCCCCATTTACGAGATCCTCATAAAAAGGCTTAGAAGGCGCTACCAACAGCTCTAG
- a CDS encoding isopentenyl phosphate kinase family protein — protein MEKAGPGPRSPCSSAVVKLGGGLITFKSRPYTIDRAMLESAASQIAAYSRGVGRLAALVHGGGSYGHAAVAEAEARGGLTLEAAPRVQQAMLRLAMEVVASLARHGVEVSVHPPHTFCYGGGCILEPLRRDYILGLTPMTFGDAVPVEGGVEIVSGDDLAAQLAVELGVECLIYATRVPGVMSGGRVVPSIRSVGEFEDLGSGDATGGMARKVRAALEASRRGVSRVVIVGGDRLLDALKGVNVGTRVEAR, from the coding sequence GTGGAAAAGGCGGGCCCAGGACCTAGAAGCCCGTGTTCCAGCGCCGTGGTTAAGCTGGGGGGCGGGCTGATAACGTTCAAGAGCAGACCCTACACTATAGACCGTGCAATGCTTGAGAGCGCGGCATCGCAGATAGCCGCCTACTCGAGGGGCGTCGGCAGGCTGGCGGCACTGGTGCACGGCGGCGGTAGCTACGGCCACGCTGCTGTGGCGGAGGCGGAGGCCCGGGGGGGCTTGACGCTCGAGGCGGCGCCCCGTGTGCAGCAGGCTATGCTAAGGCTCGCTATGGAGGTAGTAGCGTCCCTCGCGAGACACGGTGTGGAGGTGTCGGTCCACCCGCCCCACACATTCTGCTATGGAGGCGGGTGTATACTTGAACCTCTCAGGAGGGACTATATCCTGGGCCTCACGCCCATGACATTCGGAGACGCGGTCCCGGTGGAGGGCGGTGTTGAGATAGTTAGTGGGGACGACCTGGCAGCCCAGCTGGCGGTGGAGCTGGGTGTCGAGTGCCTCATATATGCGACCCGCGTGCCCGGCGTCATGAGCGGTGGTCGCGTTGTCCCCAGTATAAGGAGTGTGGGGGAGTTCGAGGACCTGGGGAGCGGGGATGCCACGGGGGGTATGGCTAGGAAGGTTAGGGCTGCTCTGGAGGCTTCCAGGAGGGGTGTCTCCAGGGTTGTTATAGTGGGTGGTGATAGACTTTTAGACGCTCTTAAAGGCGTTAATGTTGGTACAAGGGTTGAGGCGCGTTGA
- the cobB gene encoding NAD-dependent protein deacetylase, protein MVGVEVAVKILREAGSAVAFTGAGISAESGIPTFRGKGGLWSRFDPRELATPEAFSRSPRLVWEWYAWRIERVLSAKPNKAHRLLARLEDRGVLTAVITQNVDGLHRRAGSRRVLELHGNILRARCTSCGLKLEWGGKPERLPPTCPECGGLLRPDVVWFSEPLDKGVLEEAFRLARQCDVMIVIGTSGAVDPAGLIPLVAKDSGAVLVNVNPEPNRYTGMADVELRMKAVQFAERVSAALGINV, encoded by the coding sequence GTGGTCGGTGTCGAAGTTGCCGTCAAAATCCTGCGGGAGGCCGGCTCGGCGGTGGCGTTCACAGGGGCTGGTATAAGCGCGGAGAGCGGTATACCGACCTTTAGGGGGAAGGGCGGGCTGTGGAGCAGGTTTGACCCGCGAGAGTTGGCTACACCTGAGGCGTTCAGCCGCAGCCCCAGGCTGGTGTGGGAGTGGTATGCCTGGAGGATTGAGAGGGTTCTATCGGCGAAGCCAAACAAGGCGCACCGGCTTCTGGCCAGGCTTGAAGACAGAGGGGTCCTAACAGCTGTTATAACACAGAACGTGGACGGCCTGCACCGGAGGGCGGGTAGTAGGAGGGTGCTGGAGCTTCACGGCAATATACTTAGGGCTCGCTGCACTAGCTGCGGCTTAAAGCTGGAGTGGGGAGGGAAGCCGGAGAGGCTACCGCCAACATGCCCCGAGTGCGGAGGGCTTTTGAGGCCTGACGTCGTTTGGTTTAGCGAGCCCCTGGACAAAGGGGTTTTGGAGGAGGCGTTCCGCCTCGCCCGTCAGTGCGATGTTATGATAGTTATAGGCACATCTGGAGCGGTGGATCCGGCTGGCCTTATACCCCTCGTGGCAAAGGATAGCGGGGCCGTCCTTGTCAATGTGAACCCGGAGCCCAATAGGTACACCGGCATGGCCGACGTAGAGCTCCGCATGAAGGCTGTACAATTCGCAGAGAGAGTCTCGGCAGCATTAGGGATAAATGTCTAG